CGGCCGCCGCCGCTCGGTCCGGTGCGCTGTCGAGCACCAGTGATCGATCGTTGCACAGTTCTCGCACCTGCCACTCCTGCCCGTCACCTGGTGCGCGCACGAGCGTCGGGACGACCTCGACACGTCGCCCCGACTCGTCGTGTTCGTACACCACCGGCGTCGCCGACAAGTACTTGCGGTCCCGATGGGTCGCACGGACTCTGTGCCACCCGTCTGGGGGAGTCGTGTGAACGGCCATCGCGTCTCGTCGTCCACGCTCTATGGTAAAAAGTGACACACCAATGCTGTTGGGTAGTCGACAAAAATCGCTCGCGGTTCGGAACGGATGTGTGAGAACATTGTCTGCCTATGAGAGCACAAAAAACATCAGCGTCGGTTCGCGACCTCGGCCAGCCGATCACGGCCGTCACGCTCGAACGGACGGCCGTGTCCGACGCCCAGTACCTCGAAGGCGGGCGCTCGTCCGTCCAGATCCGCGATGCTGCGCGCGACCTCGTCGGTGGCGTAACTGAGGAGCCACGGCGACGGCTGGAGCGAACCGCCCGACTCCCGTACCAGATCGCCGAGCAGGCCGACCGACGCCGCCTCGCTGACGTAGGCCACGTGGCCGGGCGTGTGGCCCGGCGTCGCGTAGACGGTGAACGTCCCGACGGTGTCGCCGTCGCTGACCTGCTCGACGGGATTCTCGGGCGGCGAGACGAAGCCGGCCATCGCTCGCTGGAACAGTCCTTTGTGGTTGTGCCAAGGCGGCCGCCGTCGGCCCGCGACCAGTTCGGCGTCGGGCGCGCCGACGTAGATCGGCGCGTCGAGGCCGTCGAGTCCCGCCAGTCCGCCGACGTGGTCGACGTCGTAGTGCGTGACCAGGATTCGATCGATGTCGCGCAGTTCGTAGCCGGCCTCGGCGATCCCCTCGACGAGTCGGCTGCCGTGCCAGGGCAGCCCCGCGTCGACCAGCGTCACGCCGGAGCCAGCGCCGTCGCCCGCGACCGCTTCGTCGATCAGGTAGGCGTTGACGCCCCGGAGGTCGAACCACCAGACGCCGTCCGCGAGCCGAGTGACCATACCGTCGCGTTGGCCGCG
Above is a genomic segment from Halomicrobium sp. LC1Hm containing:
- a CDS encoding MBL fold metallo-hydrolase; amino-acid sequence: MVTRLADGVWWFDLRGVNAYLIDEAVAGDGAGSGVTLVDAGLPWHGSRLVEGIAEAGYELRDIDRILVTHYDVDHVGGLAGLDGLDAPIYVGAPDAELVAGRRRPPWHNHKGLFQRAMAGFVSPPENPVEQVSDGDTVGTFTVYATPGHTPGHVAYVSEAASVGLLGDLVRESGGSLQPSPWLLSYATDEVARSIADLDGRAPAFEVLGVGHGRPFERDGRDRLAEVANRR